In one window of Candidatus Omnitrophota bacterium DNA:
- the lptC gene encoding LPS export ABC transporter periplasmic protein LptC — protein MRLNKVATALLVVFLFTGCEGKQAKAPAPPEEEAEISGDQKMMAFSLSGFEKTGKKKWEVQGKSADIVSEVVNLTDIVAKAYGDQSDMTLTADKGSFDRATNDAHFESNVVVSGTNGTEMKTDALDWKNAEQKVVTDKPVVMKSDAKGKSVGEFATKTPTTITCDGPMEIDYGKSYAVFNKNVKVEDERGQVFCDTATAYYDTKTKQVSKIVARGNVKIMREGSWTYSDEAIYLAPEQKVILTGSPKVMIYPEDKKEKKK, from the coding sequence ATGAGACTAAATAAGGTCGCGACCGCACTGCTGGTGGTGTTTTTGTTCACGGGCTGTGAAGGCAAACAGGCGAAAGCGCCGGCCCCGCCCGAGGAAGAGGCGGAGATCTCGGGCGACCAGAAGATGATGGCGTTCTCGCTGTCAGGTTTCGAGAAGACCGGCAAGAAGAAATGGGAGGTCCAGGGCAAATCTGCGGATATAGTCTCCGAGGTGGTCAATCTTACCGATATCGTAGCTAAGGCCTACGGCGACCAGAGCGACATGACGCTTACGGCCGACAAGGGCTCGTTCGACAGGGCCACAAACGACGCGCACTTCGAGTCGAACGTCGTGGTCAGCGGCACTAACGGCACGGAGATGAAGACGGACGCTCTCGATTGGAAGAACGCCGAACAGAAGGTAGTGACCGATAAGCCGGTCGTGATGAAGTCCGACGCAAAGGGAAAGAGCGTAGGCGAGTTCGCCACCAAAACGCCTACGACCATAACCTGCGACGGGCCGATGGAGATAGATTACGGCAAAAGTTACGCCGTCTTCAATAAGAACGTCAAGGTAGAAGACGAGCGCGGCCAGGTATTCTGCGACACGGCGACGGCATATTACGACACGAAGACAAAACAGGTCTCAAAAATAGTAGCCAGGGGAAACGTGAAGATAATGAGGGAAGGCAGCTGGACGTACAGCGACGAGGCGATTTACCTCGCGCCTGAGCAAAAGGTCATCCTCACGGGATCTCCCAAGGTAATGATATATCCCGAAGATAAGAAAGAAAAGAAAAAATAA
- the tig gene encoding trigger factor: protein MKVKSKDLGGSRRGFEIEVPADHIKNKYEEIIGEIEKYAEVPGYRVGKAPRYLVETHYKDKAGEEVKKRLIGEAVMKAVKDAGIDMIGMPSVTDIIFEAEKQLSFKAEVHVRPEVKLKNYKGLKAVRQKARVATEDVDKVIEDLQERHSQLKDVEGRPAKENDWCLCDVEISVEAKPGEKNENVWFPLNPKSTKPEFMSQLLGAVPGDTRTVNTIMPLNYPRKEQAGKQAVFIITVNQVKEKIAPAIDDEFAKDVGGFKSLLELRGNIREELTKAKEQEARFKVEEDLVGQLIKGANFEAPEMMVDTEAEHLLKDAQNRLQYMGYKKEDIEKEEAAMKQKFRDEAVRRVKSYFILDKVAELEKLTASEEDINKRVELLAARSKKTAEEAKKYLEENNLMEDIRAEITQDKAMEFLIENAKIEEA from the coding sequence ATGAAAGTTAAAAGCAAAGACCTTGGAGGTTCGCGCAGGGGTTTCGAGATAGAGGTCCCCGCGGACCATATAAAAAATAAATACGAAGAGATAATCGGCGAGATCGAGAAATACGCCGAGGTGCCGGGTTACAGGGTAGGCAAGGCCCCGCGCTATCTCGTGGAGACGCATTATAAGGACAAGGCCGGCGAGGAGGTCAAGAAGCGCCTCATCGGCGAGGCGGTGATGAAAGCGGTAAAAGACGCCGGCATCGACATGATAGGCATGCCGTCGGTTACCGATATAATTTTCGAGGCGGAGAAGCAGCTCTCGTTCAAGGCGGAGGTCCACGTGCGTCCCGAAGTGAAATTGAAGAACTATAAAGGCCTCAAGGCCGTGAGGCAGAAAGCCCGGGTCGCGACCGAAGATGTCGATAAGGTGATAGAGGACCTCCAGGAGAGGCACTCCCAGCTTAAGGATGTCGAGGGGCGCCCGGCGAAGGAGAACGACTGGTGCCTTTGCGACGTCGAGATATCGGTAGAGGCCAAGCCCGGCGAGAAGAACGAGAACGTGTGGTTCCCGCTCAACCCGAAATCTACGAAACCCGAGTTCATGAGCCAGCTTTTGGGCGCGGTCCCCGGCGATACGAGGACGGTCAATACCATAATGCCGCTGAATTATCCGCGCAAGGAGCAGGCTGGAAAACAGGCCGTATTCATAATAACCGTCAACCAGGTCAAGGAGAAGATAGCGCCGGCGATCGACGACGAGTTTGCCAAGGACGTCGGCGGGTTCAAGTCCCTGCTCGAGCTTCGCGGGAATATCCGCGAAGAGCTCACCAAGGCGAAGGAACAGGAGGCGAGGTTCAAGGTGGAAGAGGACCTCGTAGGCCAGCTCATCAAGGGCGCGAATTTCGAGGCCCCGGAGATGATGGTGGACACGGAGGCCGAGCACCTGTTAAAAGACGCGCAGAACAGGCTCCAGTATATGGGATATAAGAAAGAGGATATCGAGAAGGAAGAGGCCGCCATGAAACAGAAGTTCCGGGACGAAGCGGTCAGGCGCGTGAAGTCGTATTTTATCCTCGATAAGGTGGCAGAACTCGAGAAACTTACCGCTTCCGAGGAGGATATCAACAAGCGCGTCGAGCTTTTGGCGGCGCGCTCCAAGAAGACGGCAGAGGAAGCGAAAAAATATCTCGAAGAAAATAACCTCATGGAAGACATCAGGGCCGAGATAACGCAGGACAAGGCTATGGAATTCCTCATAGAGAACGCGAAAATAGAGGAGGCTTAA
- the raiA gene encoding ribosome-associated translation inhibitor RaiA gives MDVVITGRHFDVTEGMKAHVNDKITKLDKFYHKILESHVILSVEKFRHVAELTVIGKHFKLTATETTSDMYASIDAAIASLEKQLRKLHDKIKEHRVKGSSGKIRELAARSLSAIRGVFRPEREAAGPRIVETQRVAEKPMSVEEAVEELKISNSEFIVFRSAEDNRINVIYKRKDGDFGLIKT, from the coding sequence ATGGACGTAGTCATCACAGGCAGGCATTTTGATGTCACGGAAGGCATGAAAGCCCACGTAAACGATAAGATAACGAAGCTGGACAAATTCTACCACAAGATTCTCGAGTCGCACGTCATCCTTTCGGTCGAGAAGTTCCGCCACGTAGCCGAGCTGACGGTCATCGGCAAGCACTTTAAGTTGACCGCGACCGAGACGACCTCGGATATGTATGCGTCGATCGACGCAGCGATCGCTTCCCTCGAAAAACAGTTGAGGAAACTCCACGACAAGATAAAGGAGCACAGGGTAAAAGGCTCTTCCGGCAAGATCAGGGAGCTCGCGGCCAGGTCGCTATCCGCGATAAGGGGTGTCTTCAGGCCTGAAAGGGAGGCCGCCGGTCCGAGGATAGTCGAGACCCAGCGCGTCGCCGAGAAACCTATGTCGGTCGAGGAGGCCGTGGAGGAGTTGAAGATATCGAACAGCGAATTCATTGTATTCAGGAGCGCCGAGGACAACAGGATAAATGTAATATATAAGAGAAAGGACGGTGACTTCGGTCTGATAAAGACCTGA
- a CDS encoding type II secretion system protein, with translation MAKVGARGFTLIEILIVIALFAAGAVVLLQILSMGIYGSVENENTVLATALAQVKMEEMRNVPYASIVPEARTIAGSPYTLFDMEVLVLGAKPNLKQVTVNIYCRQRSGDVKISLVTYVSDVN, from the coding sequence TTGGCCAAGGTCGGCGCGCGCGGTTTTACGCTGATAGAGATCCTGATCGTGATCGCGCTTTTCGCGGCCGGCGCGGTAGTGCTGCTGCAAATATTAAGTATGGGCATTTACGGCAGCGTCGAGAACGAGAATACGGTGCTCGCTACCGCGCTTGCGCAGGTGAAGATGGAAGAGATGCGCAACGTCCCGTATGCCTCGATAGTCCCCGAGGCGAGGACGATAGCAGGCAGCCCTTACACGTTATTTGATATGGAGGTCCTGGTCCTGGGCGCTAAACCGAACCTTAAACAGGTAACGGTCAATATCTATTGTAGGCAAAGGTCGGGAGACGTGAAGATATCCTTAGTCACGTATGTCTCGGATGTCAATTAG
- the lon gene encoding endopeptidase La: MKKEHQIKESLPLLPLRDMVVFPFMVVPLVVGREKSIAAVEEALSKDKTILLCAQRSVKVEEPSLDDIYQSGTVGQIIQSVKLPDGSYKLLVEGLYRAKVKKLLPTKEYLNAGIEYASVPVEKTIEVEAQMRSLVNQFEEYVKLNQRVPTEAFATIANIPDPDQMADTVASYLTMRVAERQGILEIIDPVERIKKLTEVLNSEIGILQIEKKISSTVRKQIEKAQKEYFLQEQLKAIEKELGQKDDYKNELDDLKEKIKQAKMPKEALDIALREVEKLSRMYPTSPEATVSRNYIDWLVALPWSVRTDDNLDIKNAEKILNEDHYGLEKPKERILEYLAVRKLVKSMKGQILCFVGPPGVGKTSLAKSIARALGRNFVRVSLGGVRDEAEIRGHRRTYIGSLPGRVVQSIRKAKSRNPVFLLDEVDKMSTDFRGDPAAALLEVLDPEQNSTFSDHYLEVEFDLSDVMFITTANFQDNIPIPLQDRMEMIKLSGYTEYEKVKIAQGFLIPKQIKLHGLKEENIKFTADAILRIVRRYTREAGVRNLEREIARVCRRIAKDVVKKEKDLKLRLTGKRIEKYLGPVQFTEPKKEEKNEVGVSTGLAWTEAGGDIISIESTLMTGKGKLTLTGKLGEVMQESAQAALSYIRSRAREFGIDDNFYKKLDIHIHIPEGAIPKDGPSAGITMATALVSSLTKCPVKKDVAMTGEITLRGKVLPIGGLKSKILAAHMVGIKTVIIPKENEKDLVEIPKAVLKDLKIIPVEYMDQVLDIALEKKCSKAPKVAPGKMAPKPTVYQRLPIQT; this comes from the coding sequence ATGAAAAAAGAACACCAGATAAAAGAGTCATTGCCGCTTTTGCCATTGAGGGACATGGTAGTATTCCCTTTTATGGTCGTCCCCCTTGTGGTCGGGCGCGAGAAGTCCATCGCGGCGGTCGAGGAGGCCTTATCCAAAGATAAGACGATCCTCCTCTGCGCGCAGAGATCGGTAAAGGTAGAGGAACCTTCGCTTGACGATATCTACCAGTCCGGCACGGTCGGCCAGATAATCCAGTCGGTAAAACTGCCGGATGGCTCATATAAGTTGCTCGTCGAGGGGCTCTACCGCGCGAAGGTAAAGAAACTCCTGCCTACCAAGGAATATCTTAATGCCGGGATCGAATACGCCTCAGTGCCGGTCGAGAAGACGATCGAGGTCGAGGCGCAGATGCGCTCGCTGGTCAACCAGTTCGAGGAGTATGTCAAGCTGAACCAGCGCGTCCCGACCGAGGCGTTCGCGACGATCGCGAACATCCCGGACCCGGACCAGATGGCGGACACGGTCGCTTCATATCTCACGATGAGGGTCGCGGAGAGGCAGGGGATACTCGAGATCATAGACCCGGTCGAAAGGATAAAGAAGCTTACCGAAGTCCTCAATTCCGAGATCGGTATACTCCAGATAGAAAAAAAGATATCATCTACCGTCAGGAAGCAGATAGAGAAGGCGCAGAAGGAATATTTCCTCCAGGAACAGCTCAAGGCCATCGAGAAGGAGCTCGGCCAGAAGGACGATTACAAGAACGAGCTCGATGACCTCAAGGAGAAGATAAAACAGGCGAAGATGCCGAAGGAGGCGCTGGATATAGCGCTGCGCGAGGTCGAAAAACTTTCGAGGATGTACCCGACCTCCCCGGAGGCGACCGTCTCGCGTAATTACATCGACTGGCTAGTCGCGCTGCCGTGGTCTGTCAGGACCGACGACAACCTCGACATCAAGAACGCCGAGAAGATATTGAACGAGGACCATTACGGCCTCGAGAAACCGAAGGAAAGGATCCTCGAATACCTTGCCGTCCGCAAGCTCGTAAAGTCAATGAAGGGCCAGATACTCTGTTTCGTCGGGCCTCCCGGCGTTGGAAAGACCTCATTGGCGAAATCCATCGCGCGGGCGCTCGGCCGCAATTTCGTCCGCGTCTCCCTCGGAGGCGTGCGCGACGAGGCCGAGATACGCGGCCACCGCAGGACATATATCGGCTCGCTCCCGGGCCGCGTCGTACAATCCATAAGGAAAGCAAAATCGAGGAACCCGGTCTTTTTGCTCGACGAGGTCGACAAGATGTCCACGGATTTCAGGGGCGACCCGGCCGCGGCGCTGCTCGAGGTGCTCGACCCGGAGCAGAATTCGACCTTTTCCGACCATTATCTCGAAGTGGAGTTCGACCTATCGGATGTCATGTTCATCACGACCGCGAACTTCCAGGACAATATACCCATCCCGCTTCAGGACAGGATGGAGATGATAAAGCTTTCGGGTTATACCGAATACGAAAAGGTGAAGATCGCGCAGGGGTTCCTTATCCCTAAGCAGATAAAACTGCACGGCCTCAAGGAAGAGAATATAAAATTTACCGCGGATGCCATATTAAGGATAGTGCGCAGGTATACGCGCGAAGCGGGCGTCCGCAATCTCGAACGCGAGATAGCGCGCGTCTGCAGGCGTATAGCCAAGGATGTCGTGAAGAAAGAAAAGGACCTGAAGCTTCGCCTTACCGGAAAGCGGATCGAGAAATATCTCGGCCCGGTCCAGTTTACCGAGCCGAAGAAGGAAGAGAAGAACGAGGTCGGTGTATCCACGGGGCTTGCCTGGACAGAGGCGGGCGGCGATATCATCTCCATAGAATCGACCCTCATGACCGGAAAAGGGAAATTGACCCTGACCGGAAAACTCGGCGAGGTCATGCAGGAATCGGCGCAGGCGGCGTTGAGCTATATCCGCTCGCGCGCCAGGGAATTCGGCATAGACGATAATTTTTATAAGAAACTGGATATCCATATACATATACCCGAGGGCGCGATACCGAAGGACGGCCCGTCGGCCGGGATCACGATGGCGACCGCGCTTGTATCGAGCCTGACGAAATGCCCGGTAAAAAAAGACGTCGCGATGACGGGTGAAATAACCCTGCGAGGCAAAGTCCTGCCGATAGGCGGGCTCAAGTCGAAGATACTCGCCGCGCACATGGTCGGCATCAAGACGGTCATAATACCGAAAGAGAACGAAAAGGACCTCGTTGAGATACCGAAGGCCGTATTAAAGGATTTAAAGATAATACCCGTCGAGTATATGGACCAGGTCCTGGACATAGCGCTCGAGAAGAAATGCAGTAAGGCGCCGAAGGTTGCGCCGGGGAAGATGGCTCCGAAGCCGACCGTGTACCAACGTTTACCAATACAAACCTAG
- the lptB gene encoding LPS export ABC transporter ATP-binding protein: MHLLETKGLQKTYNRRRVVNGVDISVRRGEIVGLLGPNGAGKTTTFYMIVGLVEPDSGQIFFDNQEITGLPMHRRARCGIGYLAQEPSIFRKLTVEENIMAILETLRISKKERRKRLEMLLGELRISHLARNYAYTLSGGERRRLEITRALVTEPTFILLDEPFSGIDPIAVAECQEIICSLREKGLGILLTDHNVRETLSITDRSYIMSDGKVLISGTAEELISDPKARQIYLGEKFRM, encoded by the coding sequence ATGCACCTCCTCGAGACGAAGGGTCTCCAAAAGACATATAACCGCCGCCGCGTTGTCAACGGGGTCGATATATCGGTCAGGCGCGGAGAGATAGTGGGACTGCTCGGGCCTAACGGCGCGGGGAAGACTACGACCTTTTATATGATAGTCGGCCTTGTCGAGCCGGATAGCGGCCAGATATTCTTTGATAACCAGGAGATAACCGGCCTGCCGATGCACAGGCGCGCCCGCTGCGGAATAGGATACCTTGCGCAGGAGCCGTCGATATTCAGGAAACTTACCGTTGAGGAGAATATCATGGCCATCCTCGAGACGCTAAGGATATCTAAAAAGGAGCGCCGCAAGAGGCTTGAGATGCTCCTGGGTGAATTAAGGATATCGCATCTCGCCAGGAACTACGCCTATACTTTGTCCGGCGGCGAGCGAAGGCGCCTGGAGATAACCCGCGCCCTCGTGACCGAACCCACTTTCATATTGTTGGATGAACCGTTCTCGGGTATCGACCCGATAGCTGTCGCCGAGTGCCAGGAGATAATCTGTTCGCTGAGGGAGAAAGGGCTCGGCATACTTTTGACCGACCATAATGTCCGAGAGACGCTTTCCATAACCGACAGGTCTTATATAATGTCCGACGGAAAGGTCCTTATATCCGGCACCGCGGAAGAACTCATCTCCGACCCGAAGGCGAGGCAGATCTATCTGGGCGAAAAGTTCAGGATGTGA
- the pilM gene encoding pilus assembly protein PilM: protein MNFKKKEIYIGIDIGSSAIKAVEIGTGPAGDIILKKAGLVPKEEGVKKAVAGMNVKSARVTCVADCPEGCLRYFTIPKMSDREIPEAVRWQVKEKVSLPLDELFMDYKLQETAEGGISKYKVKLAVMPAKAVDSIVGALAGAAISPAALFPPPLAIEKLSNRMGLQGGEAAAVVDIGHNYTGINITKDGYLAFTRNVNSGAAAITKDLNRPAAERLAQEIDRSLHYYGDESSGDKVRSVVLTGGGASIKGLAEFLQENLGVPVSQGDPFKGISLEKGALADPAPASGIFAGAVGAALSEGRGINLLPPELKQKTIRTFEKAAVESVVAAVAVSLVLSFIGMRVQLANYDKKISYGIKEMEVIKPQLEITSHYERLAAELSERKAFIDSVLSGIPPWKETLKELSNRLPKYAVLSSLKADASGLEISGQITGDVKDREKALSGIISSLEGGMFKSVTLLNAKMGEGTNSNTEFDIKCLF from the coding sequence ATGAATTTCAAAAAGAAAGAGATATATATAGGCATAGATATCGGTTCCTCGGCGATAAAGGCGGTCGAGATAGGGACCGGGCCTGCCGGAGATATCATTTTAAAAAAAGCCGGCCTCGTCCCGAAAGAGGAAGGCGTAAAGAAGGCTGTGGCCGGCATGAATGTCAAATCCGCCAGGGTCACCTGCGTAGCCGATTGCCCGGAAGGATGCCTGCGTTATTTCACGATACCAAAGATGTCGGACCGGGAGATACCCGAGGCGGTGAGATGGCAGGTGAAAGAGAAGGTATCCCTGCCGCTTGACGAGCTTTTCATGGATTACAAACTGCAAGAGACCGCCGAGGGCGGCATAAGCAAATACAAAGTAAAACTGGCCGTTATGCCGGCAAAGGCGGTAGACAGTATAGTAGGAGCCCTCGCCGGGGCGGCCATCAGCCCGGCCGCGCTCTTCCCGCCGCCTCTTGCCATAGAGAAGCTGTCGAACCGCATGGGCCTTCAGGGAGGCGAGGCCGCCGCGGTCGTGGATATCGGGCATAATTATACCGGGATAAATATCACAAAAGACGGTTATCTTGCGTTCACAAGAAATGTCAATTCAGGCGCCGCCGCGATCACTAAAGACCTGAACCGCCCGGCGGCGGAACGGCTGGCGCAGGAGATCGACCGGTCCCTCCACTATTACGGGGACGAATCGTCCGGCGACAAGGTCAGGTCGGTCGTCCTCACGGGCGGCGGCGCGTCGATAAAGGGACTTGCGGAATTTTTACAGGAGAACCTCGGCGTTCCGGTCTCTCAGGGAGACCCATTTAAGGGGATCTCTTTGGAAAAGGGAGCGCTCGCAGATCCGGCCCCGGCATCAGGCATCTTCGCCGGCGCCGTAGGCGCGGCCTTAAGCGAAGGCCGGGGGATAAACCTTTTGCCGCCGGAATTAAAACAAAAGACCATACGCACATTCGAGAAAGCGGCGGTCGAGTCGGTAGTAGCCGCGGTCGCAGTTTCCCTGGTACTCTCTTTTATCGGCATGAGGGTGCAGCTGGCTAACTACGACAAGAAGATAAGCTACGGGATAAAGGAAATGGAGGTCATAAAACCCCAGCTGGAGATAACATCGCATTATGAGCGCCTAGCCGCGGAGCTCTCCGAAAGGAAGGCGTTTATCGACTCGGTCCTCTCGGGCATCCCGCCGTGGAAAGAGACGTTAAAAGAACTCAGCAACAGGCTCCCGAAATACGCGGTCCTCTCGAGCCTTAAGGCTGACGCGTCCGGTTTAGAGATAAGCGGCCAGATCACAGGCGACGTCAAGGACCGCGAAAAGGCCCTGTCCGGAATCATATCGTCGCTTGAAGGAGGCATGTTCAAGAGCGTGACGCTATTGAACGCCAAGATGGGCGAAGGCACGAATTCAAATACGGAGTTCGATATCAAATGCCTGTTCTGA
- a CDS encoding type II secretion system protein — MRKGFTLVELLIVIMVIAILIGIALPRFGGMRDEGNTTKASAELRTLQAAVESWYMHRNPHTYPAAGGSWETQLTTAIPQILGSVLYDPFGASATTQYRYAVSGAYYVIWSLGPNRTATITGISNTGTVNPAGATGDDIFVSNGTPGSGGF; from the coding sequence ATGAGGAAGGGGTTTACGCTTGTAGAACTTCTTATCGTCATCATGGTCATCGCGATATTAATAGGCATCGCGTTGCCGAGGTTCGGAGGCATGCGCGACGAGGGCAACACGACCAAGGCCTCCGCGGAGTTGAGGACGTTGCAGGCAGCGGTCGAATCGTGGTATATGCACCGCAACCCGCATACGTATCCGGCTGCGGGCGGCAGCTGGGAGACCCAGTTAACGACGGCCATCCCGCAGATACTCGGATCTGTTCTGTATGACCCGTTCGGCGCCTCGGCGACGACGCAGTACAGATATGCGGTCAGCGGCGCCTATTATGTGATCTGGTCTCTCGGCCCCAACAGGACGGCTACGATAACAGGTATCAGCAACACGGGAACGGTTAATCCCGCAGGCGCGACAGGCGATGATATCTTCGTCTCAAACGGGACTCCGGGTTCAGGAGGTTTTTAG
- the clpP gene encoding ATP-dependent Clp endopeptidase proteolytic subunit ClpP, translating to MADRERSQTLVPMVVEQSGRGERAYDIYSRLLKDRIIFIGTPIDDVVANLVIAQLLFLQMEDPDKDISVYINTPGGVVTSGLAVYDTIQFLKPDVCTYCIGQATSMGAILLAAGTKGKRFALPNARIMMHQPWGGTQGAAADISIQAKEILRMRDRIEEILAKHTGQPLDKIKKDTDRDYFLSAEEAKTYGLVDEVITGKKK from the coding sequence ATGGCAGACAGAGAACGGTCGCAGACGCTTGTTCCCATGGTAGTCGAGCAGTCAGGGCGCGGGGAACGCGCGTATGACATCTATTCGAGGCTCCTTAAGGACAGGATAATATTTATCGGCACTCCGATAGACGATGTCGTTGCCAACCTTGTCATCGCCCAGCTGCTCTTCCTGCAGATGGAAGATCCTGATAAGGACATCAGCGTATACATAAATACGCCGGGCGGGGTCGTGACTTCCGGACTCGCGGTCTACGATACCATACAGTTCTTGAAACCCGATGTCTGCACTTACTGCATCGGACAGGCGACCTCTATGGGCGCGATACTTTTAGCCGCCGGCACGAAGGGCAAGAGGTTCGCCCTCCCGAACGCGCGCATAATGATGCACCAGCCCTGGGGCGGGACGCAGGGCGCGGCCGCGGATATAAGCATCCAGGCGAAAGAGATATTGAGGATGCGCGACAGGATAGAAGAGATACTCGCCAAGCACACCGGCCAGCCGCTCGACAAGATAAAGAAAGACACGGACAGGGATTATTTCCTGAGCGCCGAGGAGGCGAAGACCTACGGCCTGGTCGATGAAGTCATAACCGGAAAGAAGAAATAA
- the pilO gene encoding type 4a pilus biogenesis protein PilO — protein sequence MPVLKNIGLKKNKTAVAVIAGIVIFLILFAVVLAPARKELAEKKKTWRELNAQLTAGRNKLSAFKLDKAGVEAKVGDLRKRLPSKSPTPAILEELAKKGKELNIDFISITPQPAEPLPEMTAAFNCKALPIDIKMRAAYKSLGDYLGSLDSFESSFAAVPEFRIAKDERTFPKLIVDMKVFTYTLEEAESGQE from the coding sequence ATGCCTGTTCTGAAAAATATAGGACTGAAGAAGAATAAGACGGCTGTGGCGGTCATCGCCGGGATCGTTATATTCCTTATCCTGTTCGCGGTGGTCCTCGCTCCGGCGAGGAAGGAACTGGCCGAGAAGAAGAAGACCTGGCGCGAGCTCAATGCCCAGCTTACCGCCGGTCGCAATAAACTTTCCGCGTTCAAATTGGATAAGGCCGGGGTAGAGGCGAAAGTCGGGGACCTGCGCAAGCGGCTCCCTTCAAAGAGCCCGACGCCGGCGATACTCGAGGAATTAGCGAAGAAGGGCAAGGAGCTCAACATAGATTTCATCTCGATAACGCCCCAGCCGGCCGAACCGCTCCCGGAGATGACCGCGGCATTCAATTGCAAGGCGTTACCTATAGACATAAAGATGAGGGCGGCCTATAAGAGCCTCGGGGATTATCTCGGATCGCTGGATAGCTTCGAAAGCAGTTTTGCGGCCGTCCCGGAATTCCGGATTGCGAAAGATGAGAGGACGTTCCCGAAATTGATAGTGGATATGAAGGTGTTCACGTATACACTGGAAGAGGCAGAAAGTGGACAAGAATAA
- a CDS encoding pilus assembly PilX N-terminal domain-containing protein, producing the protein MRGRGFALIVTFVFMTALAVMTMAIISMVSSNTRSAGFQLDDTKALYLAQAGVDNILSDVRAGRPVAAVPAPIPLGDGTVEYVAVTRVSDTLTIDVRGKMPLDRPASGKEVKARLVAVYTDDGSGKFLACSSWKESYEQ; encoded by the coding sequence ATGAGAGGGCGTGGTTTCGCGCTGATAGTAACGTTTGTGTTTATGACGGCCCTCGCCGTCATGACGATGGCTATAATATCCATGGTCTCTTCCAATACAAGGTCCGCCGGATTTCAGCTTGACGATACGAAGGCGTTATATCTGGCCCAGGCAGGCGTTGACAATATATTGAGCGATGTGCGGGCCGGGCGTCCGGTAGCGGCCGTTCCCGCGCCCATACCGCTCGGCGACGGGACGGTCGAGTATGTAGCGGTCACACGCGTTTCCGATACGTTAACTATCGATGTGCGGGGCAAGATGCCTCTGGACCGCCCCGCATCAGGGAAAGAGGTAAAAGCGCGCCTCGTCGCTGTCTATACGGACGACGGAAGCGGCAAGTTCCTTGCATGCTCTTCCTGGAAAGAGAGTTACGAGCAATGA
- a CDS encoding lysophospholipid acyltransferase family protein, giving the protein MKHRIRRRYLYYLLRTASFISLLFPIKINKFLGRRMGEFAFFLVPGHRKSAIENLRIAFKGEKTEAEIRAVARGVFRNLGENLFEILSAPKLTPRNIDRHVRIKGLGIVDKALSQKRGFIVLSAHLGNWELLAGWFGLKKYPVNVLARRLRYVKFDNWMNGLRRKMDVNVVMRDESAKTMLRLLRGGQSIAILADQDISSLDGVFVDFFGRPAYTPTAPVILALATAVPIIPMFIVREGNSHTIYVEEPLELEITGNKENDTKINTEKWSKVVESYIRKYPSQWVWMHNRWKTNPQTAKGFVPNEMKGPK; this is encoded by the coding sequence GTGAAGCACAGAATCAGGAGAAGGTATCTTTATTACCTTCTTAGGACAGCCAGTTTTATCTCTCTTCTCTTCCCGATAAAAATTAACAAATTTTTAGGCAGGCGAATGGGAGAGTTCGCCTTTTTTTTGGTGCCCGGACACAGGAAGAGCGCGATAGAGAACCTCAGGATCGCGTTCAAAGGCGAGAAGACCGAAGCCGAGATAAGGGCTGTCGCTAGGGGCGTCTTCCGTAACCTGGGGGAGAACCTTTTTGAGATATTAAGCGCCCCGAAACTTACCCCCCGCAACATAGACAGGCACGTAAGGATAAAAGGGCTCGGGATCGTAGACAAGGCTCTTTCACAGAAGAGGGGTTTTATAGTCCTCTCGGCGCATTTAGGAAACTGGGAACTCCTTGCCGGGTGGTTCGGGCTCAAGAAATACCCGGTGAACGTCCTCGCCCGCAGGCTGCGTTACGTGAAGTTTGACAATTGGATGAACGGCCTGCGCCGGAAGATGGACGTCAACGTCGTGATGCGGGACGAGTCGGCCAAGACGATGCTCAGGCTGTTGCGCGGCGGGCAATCGATCGCGATACTTGCCGACCAGGATATATCCTCCCTCGACGGGGTTTTTGTGGATTTCTTCGGGCGTCCGGCTTACACGCCGACCGCGCCGGTCATACTTGCCCTCGCAACGGCTGTGCCTATAATACCGATGTTCATAGTGCGCGAGGGGAATAGCCACACCATATATGTAGAGGAGCCGCTCGAGCTCGAGATAACCGGCAATAAAGAGAACGATACAAAAATAAATACGGAAAAGTGGTCGAAGGTCGTCGAGTCGTATATACGGAAGTATCCTTCGCAATGGGTCTGGATGCATAACAGATGGAAGACGAACCCCCAGACTGCGAAAGGGTTCGTCCCGAATGAAATGAAGGGCCCAAAATGA